The Branchiostoma floridae strain S238N-H82 chromosome 18, Bfl_VNyyK, whole genome shotgun sequence DNA window TCAGTGCTCGGAATACCTACCTGCAAATGCAACctgattttgcttggtgcaacttaattttaaacctaggttgcacactgcgcaacctgaaaCTATGctgttggaacactgcttttcttCCCACCTACGTACATAAGCTTTTGAATCTATTTTGTGATAAGACACAATATAagcagttacatataactgaaagaaaaaacaatagataagtagctgatttgaagaaaggaACAACTTGGAAgcggggcaacctgaaatgttgatggcacaacctgACTTTTGACTCACGTTGCAGCTTGGGCAACCTGGCTtaattttaaaaagtatttcgggcactGGTTATACATATAATGTTTATGCATAATCTCTGGTAAAGTTTACTACAACTAGATTCTTGATGACGAGGAGATTACATCAGTCTATGACAGAAGAGGACTCCTTCAGACCTAGTCCTTGCTTgactgaagatggtatgcatgtatgtatattttttacatCTATTTGTAGTCACTTTTGCCTGGTATTTGAACATTTGTGTGGTTTCTTCGAATACACATTAACATGTGTGAGCTTTCTATTTAGACTGAGGAAATTGTGAATGTAATTATCATCCAGAAAGACGTTCATTCCTAAAGAGGCCTAAACAAACATCTATGGAACATATATTTGTTGGACAAGTAGTAGAGATGGTATCCAGATTTGTTAAGTTGCGAATAAAACAAATAGATTTAGTGCTAAATCTATAAACAAGTCTAATGTTTGCAACATTTTGGATCATCCACTTTCATCTTTGTCAGACTATTTCAGTCACTGTCTGAGTGTCAGTCTCCAACTTTGATTGACATGATCAAACATCACCAGCTGAGTACTTCAGAGGAAATGACCTCATATATTTGCTACCATTATCTCAAAGATACTTGTCGATCAGATCGTCTGTTCCTTCCCTTGACGGTTTCTTGATATCAAATTTGCTAAGTAGATACATAAGACGTAAAAGTGACGTCCCTTTGGTGTAGTTATAAGCTGCCCCTCCCCTGCGACTAAAAATCGACCGCCCTAAAAAAATTTGATCAATAGTTTTTCATGGGACGGTAACTGTTACACCATTTGACCTGATTTAGTTTGCAAGCTTTGCTCCATGTTTCAGCTAACATACAGCATTAACAGTCTACGAAACAGATTACGAAGTCAGTACCGATATATCTAATATTTGTAACAACTAACTAGACGCAATCAGCAAAGTTTTgcgctacccccctcccccttgtacATACACTTCCGGCCAACCCCCTCATGCTTTGCCCCACTTTCAGCGATCCTTACACCATTTCGGACGACAATACTCACCCAGTCCCGTTGTCAATGACAACCGCAGGCAGCCTTCCCGCCATCGTGACTCTAGATCGTCCTAAACTCTCGCAAACGTGAAAACAAAATTCCGAGTAAAAAAACTTGCTGGAAAATCAGGAAGGGGAAGGGTGGGAACCGGGAAGTCACGTTAGGAGTCACGTGAGCCCAAACTCTCGCGAGAAGTTACTAACTGgcgagaggtcagaggtcaagtagtcaaattcaaatttttggTGGGCAGAGCGGAGTTTCTATTTTGTGAGATTTTGTGGCGTTTTGGAGCATATTTTGGACTGCCAGATGGCATTTTTGTGTCCCTTTAGGTTGAGGCCGAATCAGAGAAAGCCAGGTGAGTGTTTTGAGGCCTGTAAGTATCAGTATAATCGTTCTCTTTGCGTGCTTGGCCTGGTTGAGGTTGTTTGAGTGAAAAGAAATCACTCGAAACAAACGATATTTGCCATAATTTGCTGAAGGAGAAACGCCAAATTTAGGTCATTAGCAAGTACATGTGAATGTGTATATAAAGGGATGAATTTCTTTTTAAGTTTTGTTTCAATACGCCCAAAATGCATTCCTTTCAAATCGTTAAGGATTTGCATAAATTACGTTGAAGATAGTGTGACATTCCAAAATAAGCAAGAAAATTCCACTGTAAAATTGCATCAAAATACAGCAAAGACGAACAATTTTTGACGCCATTCGTATCAGTTGAAAGTTGTCTGTATTTCTGTCTGTGTGCTAACACCTCACTCTGGTAAATGCAGTGTTCTATTGTTCTTTTGTGCCTCTTCCCAATCTGGGACTGAAGAAGTGAGTCATAGCGATTCATTGAGTCATACATATATAAGAATGACTGTATCTCACACCGTGTGGCACACATACTGTGGGCATCTGATGACAGTGGGTTTATCCCAATCTCTTTGTTGCTAAAAGATGGCAAAGGGTACTGAGTTGTGAAATTGTAGTACATGTGGATTGTAATTTAGCTTCTGAACAGAAATTGTTATCAATGTAAGGGGCTTTGTATACACAGCTTTAGATGATAAGACCTAGAAtttattagaaaaaaatgtgtttcctgtttccctacctaccatagaaaaacctgccaaccctagacttttttgggtgggcagtggagcaacatagcttccagttagaattttcttcctattgaaatttgaattgaAGTAAAatcactgcttgtcctatcgaATGAAGAATACAGGTATCTATCAAGctcaaattaaagtttgacattgaaagacaaatgtctgtatctgtatctatactagtatagctggtataactgcagcagctggttatattattaCACTGAAGGACCTGTCACACATGACTTTTGCACATCTCATGCATTCCAGTTTACTTGTTTTGTAATATTTAATGTATCACTCAGTAGAGTTTTGGTCAGTctaaaaagaagataatccctacctaccaacccctttttttcaggactgaaacaggaaacacaacactttttttcctaggcctaaactTTTGGCTAAAGAAGACCTGGTGTCCTGCATGAGTCACAATACTGAGATAATGGACCAAATACTCTCAGAGTCAAATTGTGTAACACTGCTAGTGATATTACTTACACACAAAttgatgaaatacaatgtactttgagTTCAAAGCAAGATGCCCATACCCCGGGAAGCACATCCTTTTAGAATCTTAAAAACTTCACACCCTGAAAGGGTGATTGGATGGGGTTCGTGGGGATTCAATTTCCAAGTTAGGTGCAATTTTCCTGGGCATTTAGCCCCGACAAGACGGTGACAAGAGGGGTGTTGCCCAGTATTTCTCTAGATCCAGATTTGAGTGCACAAGAATGCATATACATGCTGCCAGTATTATGATCCCTGCTGTGATAGTTACAACTTGTCTGTCCcattttataatatatatatattcatttctCCTAAAGGCTACAACAAGAAGTATGGCTCGGTCAAAGGTCGCATGGATGCCATCGGTGCAAAGCTCCACGGTGACGCACACCTACTGTCTAATGCAGAGTACCATGACGAGGTCATCAAGACACTGGAGGCTGCCACCGACCTGAGATGCCCCGCAGATGGAGGTCAAAGGCCAGAGTTCAGACACAGTGGCTCTTCCATGACCTTTGAGAGGAGAGGTTCTTCTTATATTGTTCATCCCATTCAGAATGAACCTCCTATTCCTAACAATAGACTGTCCCAAGAAAGACCCAACCTCGCAATGTCACGACCATTGGACTCAAACAAGGAGAACATAGGTCAAGCAAatgtcaggtcaaaggtcattccTACGGAGAGAAAGCTGACCTATGGCCCTGGTCCAGAGGTTGAACGAGGCAGAAGTTCATACCTTCAGATGTTGGAGGATTTAATAGAAGAGGGACCAGGGTGCATGCAGAGTAGAGACAGTGGGGTGGTGTGGAACAGGCAAAAAGGGAACAGACTATTTACAGAGGAAGAGTTAGGGAGAAGGGTTGGGGAATCACCTTCCAAAATAAACAGACTGTCCTATGCTATGATGTTGGAAGGGCAGGAGGAGTGCCGCCCGGCAGTTCAGTCAGGAACTGCAGGTAGAGGCAGGGCGTCTTCCAGAAGCAGCCCGCTCACAGAGGAACAGTTGCAGAGGTTGAGAACGCTGAGGAGAGACCGCAACTCCTACCTCATCATGGTGGACGGGCTTCTGGACGAATCGCGGCGGTCGTCGGTAGCGGCGTCGCAGCGGTGGTCGATCGCTACCTGCAGCGAAGACTTACAGGAACTACGTTTCGATAACGATACCCAACATGGGTTTGGCAATGGTGTAGGAAAGCTAGGCAATAGGAAGAATAAGCTTTATGATATCAATGCAAGACGAGGCCGCGCAGACGGTGGCCCATCTAGTTCTACCTCTCCCGAATCTATCACAAGCAGCGAGGGTTCTAAACCCGACATCCGACGACAACGCCCACGCCGCAAGGTTTCTACAAACTCTAACAGAGGAATGACGAAGAGTGCGTCATCGTCATCTACTAGCACTGCCAGCACAGTTTTCTTAGACGACAAGTATGCAGCTCCTCCTAGCGGCCATACAAAATCTGCAGCTGGTAGGATAGGACACAGGATAGTGGCGTCTCCTGGTGATCAGGGTCCAACTGCAGCCGAGAAGTCACAAGACAGGGCATCAGTGTCAAGCATTGGTCAGGCTGCAGTGGACAAGGTGGAAGACAAGGCAGCAGCGCCATCTAGTGATTGTAACCAGTATGGCGAGAGGAGAGGATCCATCAGCAGCATCAGTAGTGCTGTTGCTGTGGTGAGGAGCATCCAGCTGCTCTCTCCATCGGAGCAAGCGGAGCAGGGGAGCGACTCCCTTCTCCAGGAGAAAGACTCGGAGGCTCACTCCTTACTCCAAGGGAGCAATTCCAACACTGGCTCCTTTCTCCAAGGGAGCGACTCAAAGACCAACTCCTTTCTCAAGGAGAGCGACTCCAAGAATAACTCCCTCCTCACGGGGAGCGACTCCAAGAATAACTCCTTCCTCCAGACTGATCTGCCTCCACCGACACCCTTCAGAGACACTCCAGACGTCGTGAAACGTACTGGTAAAAATAGCCTCGGAGCTGTACCATTAGTTTATACATCTGGATCATCAGAAGAATCTATGGTTAACATACAACAGGAAGAGACTGTTGCTGAAACAGCAAATGATGTCAGTAGTTTCATCATGGATATGGTAAACAATACTGGTACTGGTTTAAGCAACAACAGTGCTAGTATACAAAACACAAGAGGTGGGTTTGCAGGTAACAGTCACGAGAATACAACCAGCAAGGCGTCGCTATGGAGACCGTACTTGACAGGCAGCCaggagaggtcaaaggtcaacaagCCCCCGCTGTCTGATGTCACCAACCTGTTGTGGAGTAACGTGTTGCTGAGAGCGACCCTCGGAGCGTCCGGGGGCGCGACCAATGAGCAGCAAGGAAGGGTATCCAATGGACAGTCTGGGGACATGTTGGGAGAATTGACTGGCTCATCTCCTGTGATGTCTGACTACGCATCAAATGTACAGGTGGACATTGATATTGAATTGAACTTTGGTCCATTTTGCTTTCTTTTAGTTACATGTCCTCTTCAGTATAATATCAGCAGCTCTATCTTACAATAAGTTTTgaagtttgtacattttctgttgCCTTAAGTTTCAACTGTTGCCATGCTATTTCATATATATAGCTTACAGTTTTCCAAATTGTTAACAATGTTACAAATTTTTGCTATATCTtgttgttccaacacaaaaaccaCAATTTCAAagcatacatatgtatgtaaatTGTTGCTGACCTTTTCTGTTGTGTCTCCCACCAGGGTTCCAGCACCACTAGCCTGGCCCAGTACAGCCTGCTGACCTTGACCcagggtcaggtcaggtcaccaGCTGACCCTTCACCTGTCATCCCTCCTGCCCCACACACGACCCCTGACCTACAGGTGAGTTTCTAATTCTTTTATCCTTTCTTTTTTCAAGACTTCTATAGTACTGAATATACTACTTGTAGTTGGATTTCATGGATGGCCTCGTCAAGAGGCCCTCTTGTTATGCTGAAAGTCACTGAGTGGTAAGAAGCCTGTAAAATCTTATTGCTTGTTTAAAATCAAGTTTCTTCAACTTTCTTTCCAATATTATACCAGTGCCAAACAGGAAGAGAACAAGAAAGTTTCAAAGAtgaaaagacaaaataaaaaagacaaacatatATAACATACTTTCTGTAGTTGTATGAAATTTTAAGAAAGCTGTTTTCTGGTTGTAGCTAAGCTATGTTATGTGCTACTGCACcacatgtatgatgtataaactataatgtatgtatgtgcaagTTGTGATTCTATGAATGGAATTCAAGAAAAATAGATTAGATTTATTGTAATCTAATTGTAATGGAAACATCACATCTCCAACTGTATTGTGATCTACCGGTACTTTTTGTGATTTAACTCAaccctcttctctctctctctctctctctctctctctctcactctctctctctctctctctctctctctctctctctctctctcttgcccAGGTTGCCACATTTCCCAAGCAGCCGATTGGTCAGGCCACAGTGATGTTTGACTTCATGGCGGTTGAGGAGAACGACCTGTCCGTCATGCGCGGGGAGACGGTCACGCTACTGAACATGGACGATGCTGATTGGGTGTTCGCTCGCACGGACGACGGAGCAGAGGGATTCATCCCTCGCAACTTCTGTTCTCCCTGTCAAACCCAGACTACAGGTGTGTTGTGAGGCCATTTACCAATTGTAGAGCTGTGTACACACTGACagggtcttcttcttcttcgtcgtgtcatcactaGACTAAACTGtacacagggttggacaagttttctaaaatctacTTGTCCTatcttgcccgaaccaacttttcacttgcccgaaatctaaatgacattcttctatgtatattcatggccttcattggaatttttgttattggctatattttctgtgttaatcaatgcttgatgtcatgactttgaaaagtagtacatcaaaatctcactcaatggagaaaagctaacttgtccgatcgggcaagtggggaaggacatgcacttgtccgattggcattttcacttgcccgggactatagggctagtggacttgtttatccctggtaCAGGTACATTATATTGTACCAATACAGTGCTGGTACGATCAataaggtacaggtccaaaataccgGAAGACTAGTGCCAAGCAGGATAACAGGTCATGGGATGGCCATTTTAACAGATAgaattactgtgaaattaccATAGCAGTCTCAAGCTCCGAACCCCAGTGAGAGAAAAAGGAACAATTTTGTAAAggggtcaaatttttgtttcaTCTTGTGTCCACCACAATTAAACACGTTTATATTGGTTCACACATTCTTCAAATAGTTCAGGTCCagaactgtacctgtacctgtacctaaaatttgtttaggtacacagctctaactGATTGATAAGTAATTATCAAACCTACCCAAGAAGATAAGTCAGGGTACCAACTAAGTCTTAGGTCTTTGTGGCTAGATGTCACTATACTATAGCTAGTACGCAGGAATTGAATAATGCTTTTGTCATTGAAGAAAAGTTTCATCCAAGGgatcaccaaaaagtggtcacaatggGCAGGTGTTCCTTATGTACATGTGAAGGTGGTCAATTTGCAAATATCCGTGTTTGACTATATAGTATAAATTATAAATACTAATAGATGGTTCTAATTTCACTTCACTGCAGTCCGAGGTCATAAATCTGGATGGTAGTGTGTGGGGTAGTAcctcattgatatgcaaatgcaCCACTCTAAGTATGTATCAAAACTATATTGATGTCTTTATCACCATTCATGATTGTAAAACTTTTAAGAGAGAAACTTAATGGAACAGTTTCAGTTTTATCAAATTTCTGTGATGTTTCCAGGTGCAAATGTCTCCAACACCAGCTCCCTCCagatcaccatggcaacccgaGATGCCACCTTCCTGACCAATGGGACTCAGGACTCCTCCTGGGCTGTGGACACCATctatgaggaggaggaggaggacatgggggaggggagggacGCCATGGCAACCGTCTCCGTGGAGATCCAGAAACTGATTGCCAGTGCCCTGGAGGAGACAGATCAGATGGCATCTGTGTCAAAGTTCACACATCCCATCTCCGCGACCCCTCACCTCGGTACGGCGGGACTCGCTAAGACGAAGGCTGCGGTTTCCATGGGAACCAGTTCCCTCATGAACGACATGGAGACCACCGCTCACACAAGCTTCCTGTCCTCGATTGACCTCCTCGACCTGACCCAAGATGACCCCCTGCACTGCTACCAGCCGGCCAATGAGGGCCCGGCAGACAGCAGCAGCCTCCCGACGACAGGCGCAGACGAGACGGCGGACAGCGTGGCGACCTCGGAGTCAGCCTGGCCAGACGAAGACTTGCGTGCGCTGGTGAAACAGACACACAAGTTCCTGGTGTTGTATGATTTTGCAGCACAGGCAGTGGATGAGGTAAGGGTTATGATGATAATCATTTTTATAGTACACATGTACTGATATATGATAGCCTTGTACAGTACAATAAcagttttacatgtatctgtgtgaCATTCCAGAGTTGTCTCCTCTCCATCCTCATATTATTTTCTGCTGTTGCACAGGATCAATTCCAACATGTACTTGTCTTTAAAATTCTGTATAAAGCCAAATTGGAATATTGGCAATGTGAGACTGAATGACTGTTGACATAAAAATCTTCTAATATAAGCATATTTTCTCAATTACTTACCCTAATTATAAATATGCAATTTGGGGCATGTCTCAGACAAAGCTGTGGAACTAAAACGTAAAATAGCAAAACTCAAAGTAGTCAAATAAAGATTTAATCTTAAAGTCAAATTTATATTGTTTTAtctcttttgtatattttattggAGAAAATACGGCAGTCCAATGATTATTGACACATTTTCATGACATCATGCATATATGTGTGGTTCCTTTCAGGTGACAGTCTCAGCGGGAGAGCTTGTGTATGTCAATGCAGACAAACAGCAGGAAGATGATTGGCTCTGGGTGTATGTGCCCTCGTCTGGCGACAGCGGGTACATTCCGCAGGCCTTCACGCGACCAATCGTGCTCTTCGACCTCAAGTAGTTGCCATGGAGATGATGAGGCTAACAAACGCACAGGAATCAAGATCGATAAGATCGACACACAGTAttattcttgaactagtttaacagTAATAACCAACACAAAACTCACACAAACTtacgactgaacagcaccagtctttgtcaaggaatgaacaatccactggtGCCATGACATCAtgtatgcagatagaacacatgactcagtgagaagtggatcataagttgcaggaagtctatggctcCTACCGTCTctgttgtaaagctctgatgtagatggcttttTTATAATTAATCCCTCTAGCAAAAACGTCTGGATgtatgtccaagattttaactttgtccagtgagaccgAATGACCTGGTGACTATACATATATGTTGGGTATTACATTTAAGcaagttcaagaatgacttctacacacacacagtatTATGTTGCCATTATTGTAATGTTGACTTTTtctaaaatgttgtttttgttgctgttgtggAACAACTAGAGAAACAGCACTAGACTAGCGTGTACAAACAGACAATCAgcattttcttttttgttgaacTTTTTGTTACATCTTTGCAAAAAGATGCCCAAGTCATGTAATATTTTTAAACATAACGCAAGGATGGGGATAACCTTGGGATAACATGATGAGGATAGCATAAGATCTGAACATCGTGTATTTTACTTTTATCAGTATTACTAGACATACTACCAGAATTGTCAACTTAATGTCAGGTATTTCAGTCATTACCTCTTTATACTTGTACATATtaagtcaacttttttttttacttcatgcTGAGGGTTGAATTTTAACTttaatatatctatatatcctTATATTTCTAGCATTcccttttagaaaataagttttTATGAGAGTTGCACAATcatgcagggctttagccaactcgaaatttttttccgtcagccaattacaatcgtcgcgaaaaccgcgaaaattaattagaaggactgaactgagaccttgaaaaacgggttttaatgagattatcatatgcgaaagtgcgccgacacacattgtcaacaatcataacaatagcaaaacaaacagtgtgtggcttttacggccgtggacggcgtccccaagccgcctgtagcttccatcaaggatttttgtctgtcatggttgacggattggttttaaaatttttccgtcagacgcagcaaatttccgtcaattgatggaaaaacggacgctggctagacccctgcaATCATGACGACAGACTGTTGTCACATGTATTTTTGGCTTAAAACaggcttgtttgttttgtagaaaCTATTAGGTAGTTTATTAGGTAACATGATGTTGTAAGAGCAATCACGTTTTGTTAAGACTTAGCTAGGTGCAGATCGTAATCATAATGGAATCATAATGTACCTTAAGTCTGAAAATTGTGAACTGCAATCATGAAAGTTTACCTCTGTACATAATAGGCGATTTTAGTTATATAACATGTAAAATTAATCAAACTGGTCACAATAGAACGTAATGATATAACTCATGTAATTGTAACTTCACTGCCATTTGCactagaaaaaaattaagacaacTTAATACACCTCAGGAACAATCAATCAGCTTGATATGACTATCTGCTACATAAAAGTTTtcttattttgtaaaatatcaaCTCTTTTAGGAATTTTAGTGTTCAGGCCTCTGGGGGAACAATCAGATGGCGAATCATGCATTCATAGTACTTGACTGTAGTGCTAGTGGATATGGTAGCAGTATTTATATGTGTCTGTATTCtgcataagtacatgtaatctAATACAAAACAAGCTGTTTGAACACTGTAACTGGAGCTGAGCCTTTGTAATTAGCCATTTTGTAAAATGTGAGCAGCAAAAGTCTTGCCATTTTAAGAAGTACTTACCACCACCAGTGTTACCAAGCAGTTATTATGTAAACTGCATGGGTATTGGAACATTGGAAACCTTCCACAGTTGGAAGATTTAGTGTATAACATTCAGTGTTTCCTTACAACgtgatgtgtctgtgtgttgtcattttgttttaatttgattttgcttaGTGCAAGACCATTAGACCTCTTCCTGTCACTGAACCAACACCTATCTTTTCTCCATGGTTTAGAATTTGGCTGATACAAGCTCaactcactatgagtgaggactaacttcAAGTATACATATAAGAAATTCTGGTCTTGAGATAGTCCTGATgacacttatttttttttagatttcataataccTACAGATATCAATagaacacacacagagacatacCCATGTACGTACAGTCGTACACATTCCCATGCATACAGACCCAAACTCGTGCACATATACTCACACAGAGATAtagacacatgcatgtacacacactTGAATGTAcactacacacatacatgtatacttgacCCAAACATACATAATACACAGAAATACAGTCACATACAACACAGTGCCATGCAAACACTCCTTCCCATGTGTGCTTTCTTGAAATgatgacacaaaaataaaaatgactcCTAGATTTTTCTCAACCACCTGTATTCAGAACC harbors:
- the LOC118405287 gene encoding uncharacterized protein LOC118405287 → MAFLCPFRLRPNQRKPGYNKKYGSVKGRMDAIGAKLHGDAHLLSNAEYHDEVIKTLEAATDLRCPADGGQRPEFRHSGSSMTFERRGSSYIVHPIQNEPPIPNNRLSQERPNLAMSRPLDSNKENIGQANVRSKVIPTERKLTYGPGPEVERGRSSYLQMLEDLIEEGPGCMQSRDSGVVWNRQKGNRLFTEEELGRRVGESPSKINRLSYAMMLEGQEECRPAVQSGTAGRGRASSRSSPLTEEQLQRLRTLRRDRNSYLIMVDGLLDESRRSSVAASQRWSIATCSEDLQELRFDNDTQHGFGNGVGKLGNRKNKLYDINARRGRADGGPSSSTSPESITSSEGSKPDIRRQRPRRKVSTNSNRGMTKSASSSSTSTASTVFLDDKYAAPPSGHTKSAAGRIGHRIVASPGDQGPTAAEKSQDRASVSSIGQAAVDKVEDKAAAPSSDCNQYGERRGSISSISSAVAVVRSIQLLSPSEQAEQGSDSLLQEKDSEAHSLLQGSNSNTGSFLQGSDSKTNSFLKESDSKNNSLLTGSDSKNNSFLQTDLPPPTPFRDTPDVVKRTGKNSLGAVPLVYTSGSSEESMVNIQQEETVAETANDVSSFIMDMVNNTGTGLSNNSASIQNTRGGFAGNSHENTTSKASLWRPYLTGSQERSKVNKPPLSDVTNLLWSNVLLRATLGASGGATNEQQGRVSNGQSGDMLGELTGSSPVMSDYASNVQGSSTTSLAQYSLLTLTQGQVRSPADPSPVIPPAPHTTPDLQVATFPKQPIGQATVMFDFMAVEENDLSVMRGETVTLLNMDDADWVFARTDDGAEGFIPRNFCSPCQTQTTGANVSNTSSLQITMATRDATFLTNGTQDSSWAVDTIYEEEEEDMGEGRDAMATVSVEIQKLIASALEETDQMASVSKFTHPISATPHLGTAGLAKTKAAVSMGTSSLMNDMETTAHTSFLSSIDLLDLTQDDPLHCYQPANEGPADSSSLPTTGADETADSVATSESAWPDEDLRALVKQTHKFLVLYDFAAQAVDEVTVSAGELVYVNADKQQEDDWLWVYVPSSGDSGYIPQAFTRPIVLFDLK